The Thermoanaerobaculales bacterium genome segment ACGCCGTCTTGAGCTCGACCGGCGGCGGCAGCTCGCCGGGAGGCCCGCCCAGCTCCACCTCCACGGTCCACTCGAGGTCGGGGCGGACCGGCAGCAGCAGCGGGCCGCGACGCTCGCCGCCCGGCGCGAGCTGCGCGGAGAGCTGGATGTCGCCGGGGAAGGTCTTGATGCCGCCGGCGCCGAGCAGGGCCGACCGCACGACCCGGCCCTCGAGCTCGAGGACCGTGGGGTCGCGCCCCGGCACCATCCGCAGCTTCGGCTCGCCGACCAGCTCGGCGCCCGGGAACTGGGACTGCAGCCAGCGCGTGACGCGCCGGGGATCGGAGCTGCCCGCGAACGCCAGCCGCCGGCGGTCGGCCGCCTCGCCGGTGTCCTCGGTGCGGACCTCGAGCGTGACCATCCCGCCGTCGCCGCGTTCCAGCCGATAGCGGTAGCGCGCGTAGCCGGCGCCCGGCGCCGGCGTGACCCGTGGTGTGCTGGCGGGCCCGTCCACCACCAGCGCCTGGGCGCCCTGGCAGATGCCGGGCGGCGGGAACGGCGCGTGGCCGGCGGCGGTGCCGTCGAGCCACAGGTCGTCCTGGGGCAGATAGACGATGGCGTGGTCGAAGATCTCGAGCAGTGCGAGCTCGGAGACCGCGGTGCCGCGGTCGAAGGTCCGCAGCATGACCATCCGCGCCGGGATGTCCACGGCCTCGAGCAGCGCCACCATCAGCGCGGCCTTGTCCTTGCAGTCGCCAATCTTGTGGCTGAGCACCCAGTCGGCCGAGAACGGCCGGTACCGGTGCTCGCCGAACTCGAGCCCGACGTAGTCGATGTCGGTGGTGACGAAGCCGTAGATGCGCGCGATCCGGTCGAGGCGGTCGTTGACGCCCTCGGTGAGCCGCCGCGCCGTGTCCTCGACCTGGCGCGAGGCGCGCACCCGGGAGGCGATGTGGCGCTCGTACCAGGTCGCCAGCTCCCCCCAGCGCGGGTGGTTCGAGTACACCAGGTGGGGGACCGTCTGCAGCCGCGGGGCGGGCGGCACCTCCTCCGGGTGCGCCGGCAGGTCACGCCACTCCCAACGCAGGCGCACGATCCCATCGCGGTCCTCGACCCGCTCGGGCTCGCCCTCCAGGTGCACCAGGTCCCACGCCGGCAGCAGCTCCTCCGGCCCGCTGAGCTCGACCTCGGACAGGCCCACCGCCACCGGATGGCCGATCTCGAGCAGACCGCCCTTGTAGGGGCCGGTGTCGTTGGACTCGGCAGTCTCCGACAGCACCCAAGCCAGCTCGACGAGGTCGCCGTCCTGAAGCTCCTGGAACTTGAGGACCCGCAGCCGCGCGTCGTAGTACAGGTTGATCTCGGGCTCGGCCAGCCGCGGGGTGTCGCTCTGGCGGGCGTTGACCTGGGTCCCGTCGCGGCGCACGATCCGCGCCTCCAGCACGCGCAGGCGCTGCCGCTCGGGGACGTGCGCCAGCGTGTGGGCGAGCCACTCCTCGGCCCGCTCGCCGTCGCGGATCAGGTACGCCTGCTGGGCCCGGGTCTCGGTGAGCTGCGCCGGGAGGAAGCGGACCTCGACGTGGTCGAGCACGAGCACCGCCGGGCTGCCCGCGGGAGCCCGCTCGGCGAGCGCCCACAGCTCGTCCACGGTGCGCAGCCAGCCGAGGTCCTCGGCCTCCTCGCCGAGGAACTCCAGCAGCCGCTGCGCCGGCAGGTCCTGAGGGCGCAGCTCGAGCACCCGCCGCGCCGCCGCCGCCGCCTCCCCGGAGCTGCCAGCCGCCAGCTCGACCCGCGCCAGCTCGATCAGCAGGTCCACGTGGTCCGGGCAACGCGCCAGCCCCTCCTCCAGAACCTGCCGCGCCGCCTCCCAGCCCTGGTCGGCCGCCACCAGCCGCGACAGGCGGATGCGCAGCTCGGGCCGGTTGGGGTCGTCCGCCAGGCGGCGCCCGACCAGCTCGCGCAGCCGCTGCGGGTCGCCACAGTCCTCGGCGAGCCGCTCCTCCAGGTCCTGGGTCGCGGGCAGCGAAGGCACCATGCCCGCCAGTCGGCCGGCCGCCTCGCGCGCCGATTCCAGCCGC includes the following:
- a CDS encoding transglutaminase domain-containing protein, which gives rise to MFAVLARRLLRNAPAAAPCVLAVGLLVCAAGAAAAGPASIDQQVRDHVERAVQGGLDPEDFHHLVLGFGWRDTMSDRRLLEGLLDRLSAARPIDPLMADEVRRLRAELAYEAGRPEAARELLRAMGGVTAWWVDGPQPIGELEDFPELAQLPGDGARWRAAAGGDPLGWVRVAGLAWPARRQLVTLAASVSSEREQPVAVRLGVAQVARAWLNGDELLTTAQPLQHAEDQFAAGGWLRAGRNLLVVAVASETEDWWLRVRLTAPDGSRLDGVRELDDPPQPVPAVAKERPQVRSLEDELRRGSSKGRQEATLALAAYLVDRRPQPVGGGDARSLCQAARAQSPGEARLLEWTLPSEPGLSRELLEEAIAAAPDLHWARIALARWYLERELFEQAADVLEPALAVPAVRATALEVEAELWGQVVLPTLAELSLAHPGCVSAAVALGELAADLRRLESAREAAGRLAGMVPSLPATQDLEERLAEDCGDPQRLRELVGRRLADDPNRPELRIRLSRLVAADQGWEAARQVLEEGLARCPDHVDLLIELARVELAAGSSGEAAAAARRVLELRPQDLPAQRLLEFLGEEAEDLGWLRTVDELWALAERAPAGSPAVLVLDHVEVRFLPAQLTETRAQQAYLIRDGERAEEWLAHTLAHVPERQRLRVLEARIVRRDGTQVNARQSDTPRLAEPEINLYYDARLRVLKFQELQDGDLVELAWVLSETAESNDTGPYKGGLLEIGHPVAVGLSEVELSGPEELLPAWDLVHLEGEPERVEDRDGIVRLRWEWRDLPAHPEEVPPAPRLQTVPHLVYSNHPRWGELATWYERHIASRVRASRQVEDTARRLTEGVNDRLDRIARIYGFVTTDIDYVGLEFGEHRYRPFSADWVLSHKIGDCKDKAALMVALLEAVDIPARMVMLRTFDRGTAVSELALLEIFDHAIVYLPQDDLWLDGTAAGHAPFPPPGICQGAQALVVDGPASTPRVTPAPGAGYARYRYRLERGDGGMVTLEVRTEDTGEAADRRRLAFAGSSDPRRVTRWLQSQFPGAELVGEPKLRMVPGRDPTVLELEGRVVRSALLGAGGIKTFPGDIQLSAQLAPGGERRGPLLLPVRPDLEWTVEVELGGPPGELPPPVELKTAFGELKIDHSREATGYRVTGSFRLEPGLVGAADAAALRRFLVEVERHLGRPLEVP